The Engraulis encrasicolus isolate BLACKSEA-1 chromosome 3, IST_EnEncr_1.0, whole genome shotgun sequence genome segment accacattttcaacaaccagtggcttacttcctaggtaatctaactaatgaagtaaaaacacatgctcatactgtgcacacacaaaaataaagtgtttatgcaagatgccattgacttgagagggctatttattttgctaaatgcaggtactaattaggccactttcacctctctcagattactgtcaccactgtcagttcttaagtcaccaccgtaagaaggagttttggacattttaaaggaatgtgcttacaacattttccttaggagttgttgaaatatcaaagtaatagccaatttaagcctacacgaatatttgtgaaattacaaaaaaatgtttgttgtatttaggcgttaagtaagcatcgtatgacggtacatattttaaaattagaacacatgaaacagtattaaaatagaacaaaagtgaattttcaacatttaaaggcatatgtgtgaaccaaaaaatacacataatcacttaaaaactccagatacatatgcaaccaaatcaatacaattttaataacttttaattgtgtctgacggtgttgacaaaaaacaaggtatgatcggagaaaagcctgatttctgaaaaaaatacataatggggagattggccttgtgcatttctgaaaagccaagaccttagtctacgaggatataccatataattttgtaattcactttgtttttttctgtcaacattacaacctgttttagccactttctcaagaatcagtgttatgTAAAGGTATGGGAGATGGCTCCGTCCTCTCGCTGCCGCTACAGCAAGCCACGCTCTTGTGTGCAGCAGGACTTACCGGTCACAGCAGCCCATCCCACCGGTTCCACAGGAGCACTCCATGCACTGGCTGTTGGTCCACGAGGAGCCCACCTCATGCCAGTCCTTATCTGTGTCATCTTGGCACGGGTCCTGggctgcaaacacatacacatataagcACGGACACATGCATTCAAGCAAggacagacgtgcacacacatagtCTAGGCTTACACAgacctagagaaagagagatgcctcTAAAGCCgcactcaaactacacgactcccgattttgtgtccaATTTTgatgtcggggtgcaccgcacactagaagagaatcgcaactgtcaatcttatccctgatcgcaaCCACAGAGACAATtcccaacgttctatttccagtcgttctctctctctctctctctctctctctctctctctctctctctctctctctctctctctctctctctctctctcgctcgctcgctgtatctccccctctctctctctgcacacacacacacacacacacacacacacacacacacacacgcacacaaacagttcTTACCTGGATCTTTGATGAGTAGCTGTCCATTGCTGCCCTTTACAACTTTACAATTCAAAGTTGAAACAATGttagttttaaaaaataaaaaatgctgaaaaatctcttcaatgtatgcagtacagtacagcctaGAGAGTGCAGGCATTCATATCATATTCACTGAAAAGTagacatattcacatttaattTTCATAAATATGTGACTTTATAACGATAATGTCATGTCTACATAATACGCCTGAGCATGTAATATCTTCAAAGTTATGATTACAACGATTACACAACTCTGTAATGATTTGTAAAATATGGCTCGGAATAGGTACAATACATCtcagctaaatataatgtaatatactgtaatgttaAGTATATGGACTGAAataggtacagtaggcctacttgatggTTTCTTCATTGTCTGATAGCAGGCAGCATTAGCGAATGCTGCCAGAGAGCACAGGAGGAGGGCAAGGGCTAGACaccgctgcagagagagagagagagagagagagagagagagagagagagagagagagagacagagagagagagagagagagagagtttcatttAGTGCCACAGAAATATTGGAATTAGAGTATGACCGACAGGTAGCAATGATAGgtagcaataataaaataatataggcctacataggagtACTACAGAAatgtagcatactgtatataatgtatatGACAGAAAGGGCAAAAAACCCAGACTATTGACACAAGAACACGCTGAACATAATATTTGCAGAGTGGACCTAAACCTAAGCTGTTCTCTCAGCTGTGAGAGTGGCGTCAGGTCGCAAATAAATATACAGTGAGTACAAGGAGTGAATTTAGTGTGATAAGAACTAGTCAGAAACGTGCAACTTTGCAGAACAATATTATCAATAACAAATCCATCAATAAATTAAACACTTATCATGAATGACACATGTGTGTTAGTTACTGAATGATTAAAGAATTGTCataagaaagtaggcctacatattgtaaGTAGTTCTAAATGCACCATCTACAATAAAGCCCTTGCCAAAGACTTGTGATATTCTCAAAatgatgctggatctcaaatggtgcacttgtgcacttcgttaTTGTTCATGTTCCAGTGCGTATGGTGTATTATAGTAATTATACACTGAAAtatagtgcacaagtgcaccatctgagacaacAGGAGATTGAGGAAATGGATGAGTAACAGATAAGTAATAATCAACAGTAAACCCACTGCAAAAAAAACCAAGACTTACCATATTTGCAGACTGAGCTTtacttgtctttctgtctcttgtgACTGGCTGGGAACTTGGAAGAGGAGTTTTTAAAGCAGGTACCCCCAGCCCTGAGGAAGGAGGAGCCTAGCCTCCGCCTCTCTTCCCTGGGAGTCACCATAGACCCAATATTGCTATGGCCAATATTGATACATCCTTTATTGATACAGTAGATATGTAAACGCCGCCGCCCTATTGCCACTCAATTCAAGGGAATGGACATAACTCATAAAACACAGAACTTTATTTGTGATAGttacaggcagtggtgtagtctagtagaacgcgggtatacagagtatacccacttctaaatttagggatttcagtataaccactttaaattgattgatccattgttttcaatagcaccaatatatacagtatacccacttcaaaaaatgctcaaatatacagtatacccatgaagtagactacaccactggttacagGCATAATTTCCCCCTCACATCTATGGGTAATACGCACCCCTCTATCATGTAgtacagggctattcaattggaggcccgagggccacatgcggcccagatgcagtccacatgcggcccaggcatggcccccaactgaagcagtatacatttcagttttgttactgcagtacaacacattatttgcttgtgaatcgtctgcttgtcttatacattcacattcaatgtggttaagttttaggttagaggaacatgtttaaaatttgtttgtggactactgattttaagtgtcatttcagtggtcgtgatgtctgaaaatgtgtggcccgactgcagttctgggtttcgaaatgtggcccagatgaaattctaattgaatagccctgctgtatgaCAACACACTGTATAGTGTAGGCCCTGTGTAGTTTGCATTTTGCCTCAGTACAAGTTGGAACAGTGTCCTCCAGAGATATAGCCCCTCCAAACTGTAAATTCATTGTCCAAAAAGCCTGTCTGGCAGTTATAACTTTTAAgacctaaacaaaacaaaacattggaaAAAAACTTTATTTTAAGATTCTTCTGCTTGTCTACGTCAATGAAAGGTTTGCTTTGATGAATGTTGAGTCATGTTTATGTGCAGTTTATTACAATAGGTATGAATGTATCATGacacaacacataggcctacataaagttaAGTGTTACTGGGGTCCTCTGCCCGAAAAAGCTTGAGAGCCCCTAGGATTTCCATAATCTTGGATGCTAAGAATAATGGTGATGAACTCATGCTGAGGGTTTCAAAGGGCCATTTGGTCCATTGTCTCTCTGATAATGAATGAGGCCCACAGCTTGCCTAGGTCTTGCTGGCAGCCAACAAATGGCCATTCTCAGCAGATTGAGAGAACGTTTAACACCTGGATGTtcgaagatcacacacacacacacacacacacacacacacacacacacacacacacacacacacacacacacacacacacagtgtcttacCCTAATGGGTTGTCataaatgcacgcgcacacgcacacgcacacacacacacacacacacacagaagaattcCTCATAAGTTCTTAAATAAATAGCCATAACTGTAATTCgttgcttttttatcattaccATGTGAGCAAGGCAAACAACACGTGGGTGAGTGCTGGAGTGTGATGGTGCTGCTGACAGCGAATTGAGAACTACTTAACtttactgcctgtgtgtgtgtgtgtgtgtgtgtgtgtgtgtgtgtgtgtgtgtgtgtgtgtgtgtgtgtgtgtgtgtgtgtgtgtgtgtgtgttacataacaTATTCAAACATTTGTCCAGAGGCTAACATCCCTGCTTCAAGTAagggttgccaggtgtgtctgatgagttccagtccaaaaaaaatgctcaaaacccgcctggaagcaccaaatcccacCCAATATGAACTACATTCTATTGATTCCAATGGCCAtatatttgaagaaaaaaaaaaacccacacaaattccattttttgtcattttttttttactcgcaaagagtcatcctaagcagcccaattggacgggaaaccgcccagtctggcaacagtGCTTCCAGCACTCCCGAAGTGAGCCCCTTTTTCAGCTCCGGAGTATCATGCCCAAACCCGCCCACTCTTCCCAAGAAGGAGGAATATGAAGAACTGAAACAACAACAGGCTCCTATACTGTACAACGCCTTTTATTATAGGTACAATTATTTTGTTAACTTGCAACCATTTTAAATCTATATTTAGTTATAGTAAATGCACACCGGGTGAGGTGCACACAGCGATCCGATAGTCaacttaatgaaaaaaaaaaaaacacaatttatcAGGGTCATCTCAATGACAAAGACATAAGCCAAAATGCTGGTCAAATGAAAAAATCATTGCATGAAGTTTGCATGAGTGTGAGACAATAATTGTTTTTTCATTAAGTTGACCAtctattacagtgatttgtgCAACTCAATACACACATATTTTTTtgcaattaaaataaaaaatcccaCTGCGCTCACCAGTAGGATCACAGGATGCAGCGCAGATACTACATAGGCATCGCATTTACTCATCTGTGGCAGATGAATGAGAATACACAAAGAATTCAGATGCAAGACCCTCTTAGTGCATTCATGACAAGTTTAAAGAAATAGGCGGTATTTGTATTATTTTAGTAAACTTAACAATCTGCTAACCCGTTTGTTGATTTTGGCCAGGATTATTGTCCTTTTTTAACATAAAAATGACTTCTTTTTTAGGAGATTACTATATTTTACAAAAAAGATCTAAAGATGTCTGAAAAAGCACTTAAAGGGGTTTTCATCTGAACACTTCCTATGCATAGTTTAATAGAGAGTTAATACAAGTAGACCTTTAGGTAAGTTACAGGTAGGTGAATGTAGAAAGAAGCTAAGACAACTTGAAACTGACATGAAGCGGCCCATCAAGGATTGTCCTGAATCTCCAGACTAGCCAGAAAGTGAAAGTCCTGCCCCATATTTCTTGCAGCCCGATTCACACAACTGGTTCACACAGTTCAGCTAGTTAGTGGAATCACTTGTGTTGACAGTACATGTAAATTAGTGAGAGTACAGGCAAATATGTAAAATCACTTATGTCGACAGTACAGGGAAAAGAAACAGTGGGAGTAGATAAGTGGAGTAGTGATTATTGATCCCAAAGggatttaaagaaaaaaacatggcagGTCTTTTACCTTTTCAGTTCAGTTTGTCTGCCTCTGTATATgtcaacaaaagcaaaaaaaaaaaaacatcactatTTCCCAACAGCGCTGTGAGGACAGGGGATGTTGGGGTCAGCCCGTTTGACGACCTCATAAGTGCAATCTTTCCAGTCATAGAGCACTTCGCAATC includes the following:
- the LOC134446154 gene encoding prostate-associated microseminoprotein-like, with translation MRCLALALLLCSLAAFANAACYQTMKKPSIVKGSNGQLLIKDPAQDPCQDDTDKDWHEVGSSWTNSQCMECSCGTGGMGCCDRMGRPFGFPEDCEVLYDWKQCNYEVVKKNDHSVHCPHGAVGK